In one Nitrosopumilus sp. genomic region, the following are encoded:
- a CDS encoding DNA replication complex GINS family protein has translation MEIDKIEKVHSIGYRLKDAKFTVNQDFKFNVAGVKIEGTQGDTNNMPQWVGKILSDNNLGIMHSPDMITELKQALSKEKMVGEYQLSTLDPHFYIKLKESMKVLNRDDFDKVESMKLELFRMRRGKLVKMADSIKLNSELYNKLTVEETVFYKTIYDNSIEFERQITGVTNE, from the coding sequence ATGGAAATAGATAAAATAGAAAAAGTGCATTCGATTGGATACCGCCTAAAGGATGCTAAGTTTACCGTTAATCAGGATTTCAAATTTAATGTGGCAGGAGTAAAGATTGAGGGAACACAAGGTGACACTAATAACATGCCTCAATGGGTAGGAAAGATTCTATCTGATAATAATTTAGGTATAATGCATTCACCTGACATGATTACTGAACTAAAACAAGCTCTGTCAAAAGAAAAAATGGTTGGAGAATATCAACTATCTACCTTGGATCCTCACTTTTACATAAAATTAAAGGAATCTATGAAAGTACTAAATCGCGATGATTTTGATAAAGTTGAAAGTATGAAGTTGGAATTATTTAGAATGAGAAGGGGAAAACTTGTAAAGATGGCAGACTCTATCAAACTAAATTCTGAGTTATACAATAAACTAACTGTTGAGGAAACCGTTTTCTACAAAACTATCTATGATAACAGCATAGAATTTGAACGACAAATAACAGGTGTTACAAATGAGTAA